Sequence from the Paenibacillus riograndensis SBR5 genome:
CTTGACGGAAGCTGCCGGCCCGCCGCTTGATACCATGGAAATCGGCAGCATGTCGGCGCTGAAGTTCTATGTGGCGAGCAAGCTTGGCATCGCGTTTGTGCCGGAGGTGATCCTTGATCCCGTTCCTGCCGGAACCGTAAGCCGGAGGCTGGAAGGCAGCGCTGTGGACATGACCTGCGGCATCATTTGCCGGATTGCGGATTACCCCTTGAAACCGCCCGTCCGCAGGCTGTATGATTTTATCAGGCAGGAACTGGCGACGCAGCCGGGTTTTAGCCTGGAATAGGAACACAGAAGAGAACAGAAGAGGTGAGCTGAGCAGAGATGAGCAGAAACAAATTGGATTTGGAGCGTATTGTTTTTATTGGCCGGACCTTTGAGGAGTACTTGCGGATGTTTAATTTGCAGCCGGGAGAACTGAAGGGACGGAGTATTTTGGATTGTCCGGCAGGAGCCTGCTCGTTTACCGCAGAGGCCAACAAGCTTGGCGCGGCATCTGTTGCCGCAGACATTGCTTACTATTATTCAGCCGAAGCACTGAGGGACAAAGGGCTGAAGGATATTGAGCATACGGTGCAGCAGCTGGACAAAGTTCAGGATAATTTTGTGTGGAAGGAATTCACTTCCATACATGCGTTACAGCAGGCGAGGACAGCAGCCTTGGCAGCCAGTACGCTGGACCGGCAGCAAAATAGCAGCCGTTATATTCCAGTCGAGCTGCCGCTGCTGCCTTTTGCAGACCGGTCCTTTGATCTCACCCTATCCGCCCATTTTCTGTTTATGTATGGGGACCGGCTGGACTATGATTTTCACCTCAGGACACTTCAGGAATTGATGAGGGTCACAAAGTCAGAAATCCGCATCTTCCCGCTGGTGGACTTATCCACCCGCAGATACCATAAGCTGGACCAGCTCGTCTGTGCAGCTCAGGTCCAAGGCTGGACGGCAGAAGAGCAGCAGGTCCCCTATGAATTTCAAAAAGGTGCGGACTCCATGCTGAGGCTGCTGCGTGTCTGAACGGACAGGCGCTCAAATATATCCCGATGATTGGCGGCAGAACAGCTTAGCCTCACTGAAAAAAGCGGAATAGGTGAGCGCAACACACATAACCCCCTATTATTGATTATTCATCAACAAAAGGGGGTTATGCTGTACATACTATACCCATGTTCTTCTCAGACTCCTTATCCTATCCTTGTACTCAGCCGGGTAAATCGTCCGAGGCGGCAATAAATTTGCCTATCCTGCCTTAGAGTCTTCTCGAATTCATCCGCTGGTAAACGATTGGTTTCATGAATCAATGTTTGAGCTTTAAGAAGCTCATACCCTTTCGTTCCGGGATGGATTGAAAGCTTCAGCAACAGGATCAAAGATATAGTCTCAAGCACAGGGAGTACATCTGCCAAAGATTACTTGCGAGAGAGATTTTACCTTCCCGCCGGTTCCCTTTCAGCAGTGTATGGTTCCTTGTCTTGATACTTGAATTATACCGCTGTTCTGCGGATTCGTAAAAAGGCGAATACTTTAAATTCGGGTATGTTTTCAGAATCATTCTAATGTAAGCGCTATTATTCGTCTGTATCCTTAGTTTTTTGGTGTATAATTTAACCGTACATAAGTAGCAAAAGCCAAGCTATACGCAGGAATGGAGGGTGACAGCGAATGAAGCTATTTCGGGTTAAGACCGGGCTGCCCGGGGTGGGCCGGATGAAGGAGTTTCTGGAAGAAAATTACGTGTGTCTCGGATATACAGGTGTGGGGGATCTGGAGCATGCCGGCAAAAAGGAGATTCACACGCGTCTGGTTCTAGCCGGGATTACCGCAGGAGCGGAGCTGGAAGCTGCAGCGGACAGTCTGGACATATTCGTGAATGTCATGCAGGATGGGGATTATGTGCTGATCGAGGATGGGGAGTGGGCTTATTTGGGGGATCTGGGCGATTACTTTTATGTGGAAGCCTTCGATTCGGCTGAAGACGGGCGCTGCCACCGGCGGGGAGTGACCTGGCTGAAGACAGTGCCTGCTCCGGCGCTTAATCCGCTGTTGAGAGCGTGGATCGGCGGAGAAGAAGCAGTCTTGCAGTACAATGGGCCGCTTCCGGAGGCAAGGCTGGAGCTGTGGATTTCTGATCCCTCTGTGGACGGTATCCAGGAAGGCGAACAGACAGGTATAGTAGATGCCGAGACACTGTCAAAAGCACTCACTGTGCTGAAGTGTGCCTTGGACAGCGAGGATGCGGACCGGCGGGAACGTGCGGCAATCGCTCTCCTGCAATATGCCAAATGATCCGCCGCGCCCGCCCTGGACGGTGTTTTCAGCAGTACCCTGCGGCCTTTTACAGAACCTGAAGCTTGAGGATTATTTATTGTTTTAAGCACAAAGAGCCTCCCGGGCGCATGCCGGAAGGCTCTTTGTGCACTTCAATCAAAAAAACTCTACAAATTCATTCACAGGCTTGCGGTAGCCGCGGGGTCTGATCTTGTGCTTGTTGTCTTTGCCGATTGTAATCAGCATGACAGGCACCATATTGTCGCTCAGGTTCAGGGCCGCTTTGACGGCTTGAACATCGAAACCGATCATCGGGCAGGTATCCCAGCCCTTGTCCTTGGCAATCAGCATGAACTGCATGGCTGACAAAGAGGCATTACGGATCGCTTCATCATGCTGAAAAGCATCATTTCCGCTGTAAGCGCCGTGGATATCTGCAATTGTCTGGTCAAAAGCATCCTCGCTCATGGCTCCCAGCATTTTGAGCCCGCTGTAGATTTCAGAGGCCTGCAGATAGGCATTTTTGTCTCCAAGCACGACAATGACCGCTGAAGCGGTATGGATTTTGTACTGGCCATAGGCCGCTTCGCGGATCTTTTCCTTCAGGTCTTCATCACTGACCACCTTATAATGGGTATGCTGCAAATTGTAGGCTGAAGGGGCGAGGCGGGTGAGCGAGAACATTTCTTCCAGCTCGCTTTGGGGGATTTTGATCCCCTCAACGAAGTTATTTGCCGATCTGCGTGCTTGAACCAATTCTGAAAAAGTGCTCATGTTCATTCCTCCATAATGTATGTAGTGGTTAACAATTATTAATAGCTAATATTAATAAACAAACTTACTATTTGTTACTTGCTAAACATATCACGGTGTTTGGGCATAGTCAATGGTCAAATGGATATCAGAACTAAATTTTCTTATGAAATCGTGAGAAAAACCAAAAATCGCAGAAAAGACGTGATTTTAATCACAAAATAAGGATATATAGGCAAAAAGATTGTGACATTTATTACATGAAGAATGTTATAATAATCACATTGATTTAGGGATTAATCTTTTCATACATTTTTTATTATGAGAGAAAGCTAATGTAAAGGAGAACTCAATATGTCAGAAACAATCACGCAAAGCAAATCTTTTATTAAAGAGGATCTTCTGGATCAGCTCTTGAAGCCTGAGGTGCAGGAATCCCTAACGACGCTGGTAGAGCAGCTTCCCCAGATTACGCAGCTGGTTGGCGCATTAACCAAGTCGCTTGATTTTGTGCAGACTGTTGCAGCGGATGAGGTGCTGAAGAATGACACGGTAGGTGCCATCAAAGAACTTGCCGAGCCTGTAGTGGATTCCGTCAAAACAATGGCAGCTACGGTTATCGAAGCCAAGGATCGTGCCAACGAAAGCAGTGAAAACATCACATTGTTCGGCATGATGCGCATGATCAAGGACCCGCAGGTGCAAAAAATGCTCCGTTTCATGAATGCATACCTGCAGGTCAGCGGCGAACGCAATCCACAAAAATAAGGGCGGAGGAAAATATCATGTCAAAACATATCGTTATTCTCGGAGCCGGCTACGGCGGTCTTCTGAGTGCTATTAACGTGCGCAAATATATGAGCAAGGCTGAAGCAAAAATCACGGTTGTCAATCAATACCCGACGCATCAGATTATTACAGAGCTCCATCGTCTGGCGGCAGGAAGTGTTGCGGAACAAGCTGTAGCCATGCCGCTCACCAAGCTTTTTGCCGGAAAAGACATTGACCTGAAAATTGCCAAGGTCAAATCATTTTCCGTAGACAGCAAGCAGGTGCAGCTGTCTGACGGCACGACGCTCTCGTATGATGCGCTTGTTGTTGCGCTGGGCAGCACTACTGCTTATTTCGGCATTCCTGGACTGGAAGAGTATAGCATGGTGCTGAAATCCGCCGCGGATGCGAAACAAATTCATGGGCATATTGAAGGCCGCATTCGTGAGTACGCCAAGACACACAATCCAGCCGATGCGGCGATTCTGATTGGCGGTGGCGGTCTGACCGGCGTAGAGCTGGTAGGCGAGATTGCTGATGTGCTGCCGAAGCTGGCTAAACGTTATGGCGTAAATCCTCAGGAAATCAAGCTGATGCTAGTAGAAGCGGGTCCCAAAATCCTTCCGGTGCTGCCGGATCACCTGATTGAGCGTGCAGTAACAAGCCTGACTGCCCGTGGTGTAACCTTCCTGACCGGCCTTCCTGTTACGAATGTTGCCGGCAATGTAATTGATCTGAAGGATGGCCAGCAAATTGTTGCCAATACCTTTGTATGGACCGGCGGTGTGCAGGGCAACCCTCTGGTCGGCGAATCCGGCCTTGAAGTGAACCGCGGCCGGGCCACAGTCAATGACTTCCTGCAGTCCACTTCGCACCCGGATGTTTTTGTGGCAGGGGACAGTGCGGTTGTCTTCGCAGCGGACGGACGTCCATACCCGCCGACAGCACAAATTGCGTGGCAGATGGGCGAGCTGATCGGCTACAATCTGTACGCTTATCTGACTAATGCAGCCTCTGAAGCCTTCAGTCCAATCAACTCCGGGACGCTTGCCAGCCTTGGGCGCAAAGACGGGGTAGCAATTATCGGAGCCAGCAATACTCCGCTTAAGGGCTTGCCTGCAACCCTTATGAAGGAAGCGAGCAATATCCGTTATTTGTCCCACATCAAAGGCCTGTTCAGCCTTGCGTACTAATTATTCATTTAATCTGATTTATGAAATCTGATGTAATGCTCTGTTTAACCTTCAAGCTAGACCTGTTACCCTTAGTGAATAAGGATCGGGTCTGCTTGGAGGTTTTTTGGGGTTGTTTGGCAGCAGCAAGCTCCCCTGGCAATCCGCATCTAAAACGGCTGAGCTGTCCAGCGAAAACCGGCGCAGCCGCCTGTTCTAATGGATAGGCTAGGGATTGTGTTAATTTACATAGTAAATAGGTGGAAGGCACTTTATGCTGGGTGAATCACGCATTGAAGGCCAAAGGCAGGGATAAGGATATGATGAAGCTGTTATCTGCCTTTGCCTTGGAACCGCCTTATCTGCTTGTGGGGCATTTAAATCAATGGTAAAGCAACTGACTGCTGAATCTTAGGAGTGAAACAATGAACAAAATCAGGACTCAGTTAATGACCGATTTGCAAAGAATAGCAGCGGAAGAGTACAGACTTCGTGAGGGTGAGGAGGTGCAGGATTTCATCCGCCTGATGCTGGAGTATATTGGAGACCCTCAGCCTGAGCTGCGGGACGGGCTGATTTATCCGACCTTTTACGCATGGATTCTGGAGCAGCGGCTTTTCACTTCTGACGAGCTGCGCGGCATTCTGGCGGTGTTGTTGGATGAGCAGCATCTGTTCCATGGCATAGGCGGCCAAGGGGATGAGACGGTATTTACCGAACCTTCACGATACTTGTCATCGGCCTTATTATCCAGCGGCACAGAGAAGGGCCTTTCCTGGATACTGCGGGGTTCCTGCGGTTGAAGGCAGCACTGCTTCGTTATTACACTGAAGAAAAAGATCTCCGAGGCTATGTCGAAGAAGGCGGCTGGGCTCACTCGGCGGCTCACGGGGCAGATGCCATCGATGAATTGGTGCAATGCCCGGAAAGCGGAGAGCCGGTGCAGCTTGAGGTGCTGGAAGCGGTCCGGGGCATGCTGCAGAACGGAGTATATCTCTTCAGGGAAGAAGAAGATGAACGGATGGCTACGATTGTAGATACGATGATTCTCCGTAATCTGCTTGCGCGGGAACGCATCGTTGAATGGATCGGCAGCCTTGCAGCCTGCGGCAGTCAGCCCAGAAGCAACAGCCAATACATCAACCGGATCAACAGCAAAAACTTCGTGCGGGCCCTTTATTTCAGAAGAGAAAGGGAGCATTTCGGCAAGGAGCTCCATGAAACCTTGCTTGCCGCTGAGCTCAAAATGAACAAATTTGCAGCAGAAACTGGCGATTCTGTTCAATAGATGCTCCGCAAAAATCTATTTGCTATAATAGGTTTGTTTATACAATAAGAGCTGTTTTATAGGAGGATTTTCAGGATGGAATTTCAAGAAAACGATATCATTTTGTTCCAGGGTGACAGCATTACGGATTGGGGCCGCAACTATGAAGACCCGTCCTCGCTTGGTGTAGGCTATGCATTGATGGTAGCCGCACGGCTGGGATTGCTGTATCCAGAGAAGAAGCTGACCTTTATCAACCGCGGGATCAGTGGCAACCGTGCGGCGGATCTGCAGCAGCGCTGGGACAGGGACTGCCTGGAGCTGAAGCCGACTGTAGTTTCCATATACATCGGCATTAACGATACCTGGCGCCGCTTTGACTCCGGGGAGGAAACCACGGCTGCACAATTTGAAGCTTCCTACCGGGATATTATTGAACGCACCCTCAGAGCAACCAATGCCAAGCTGATTCTGGTTGAGCCTTTTGTGCTGCCGGTACCCGAAGACCGCAAGGGTTGGCGCCAGGATCTGGACCCGAAGATTCATGTAGTGCGTGAGCTTGCCCGCGAGTATGGGGCTCTGCTGGTTCCTCTGGATGGGCTGTTTGCTGCAGCATCCATGAAGGCGGATTCTGCATTCTGGGCACCGGATGGTGTGCATCCTTCTCCTGCCGGACATGCGCTTATTACCGATGCCTGGCTGAAAGCGGCAGGAGCCATCAGCTAATGTGCCAGCAGGCTGCACTCTTTTACATATAACGCTGCCAATCCTTCAAGACCGGTCCGTTGGTTTATAGCGGACGGGTCTTTTTTTACGAAGAGCGAGAATGTTATTTGGTTCACAAGACTGCTATAATTGGAGAATACATATGGATGTGGAGGTGGGACCCATTAAAAGGCTTCTGCTGACTGTACCTGTTCTGCTGGCTGTTCTGCTGAGCGGCTGCCAGA
This genomic interval carries:
- a CDS encoding class I SAM-dependent methyltransferase, whose amino-acid sequence is MSRNKLDLERIVFIGRTFEEYLRMFNLQPGELKGRSILDCPAGACSFTAEANKLGAASVAADIAYYYSAEALRDKGLKDIEHTVQQLDKVQDNFVWKEFTSIHALQQARTAALAASTLDRQQNSSRYIPVELPLLPFADRSFDLTLSAHFLFMYGDRLDYDFHLRTLQELMRVTKSEIRIFPLVDLSTRRYHKLDQLVCAAQVQGWTAEEQQVPYEFQKGADSMLRLLRV
- a CDS encoding nitroreductase family protein, with translation MSTFSELVQARRSANNFVEGIKIPQSELEEMFSLTRLAPSAYNLQHTHYKVVSDEDLKEKIREAAYGQYKIHTASAVIVVLGDKNAYLQASEIYSGLKMLGAMSEDAFDQTIADIHGAYSGNDAFQHDEAIRNASLSAMQFMLIAKDKGWDTCPMIGFDVQAVKAALNLSDNMVPVMLITIGKDNKHKIRPRGYRKPVNEFVEFF
- a CDS encoding DUF1641 domain-containing protein, with protein sequence MSETITQSKSFIKEDLLDQLLKPEVQESLTTLVEQLPQITQLVGALTKSLDFVQTVAADEVLKNDTVGAIKELAEPVVDSVKTMAATVIEAKDRANESSENITLFGMMRMIKDPQVQKMLRFMNAYLQVSGERNPQK
- a CDS encoding NAD(P)/FAD-dependent oxidoreductase: MSKHIVILGAGYGGLLSAINVRKYMSKAEAKITVVNQYPTHQIITELHRLAAGSVAEQAVAMPLTKLFAGKDIDLKIAKVKSFSVDSKQVQLSDGTTLSYDALVVALGSTTAYFGIPGLEEYSMVLKSAADAKQIHGHIEGRIREYAKTHNPADAAILIGGGGLTGVELVGEIADVLPKLAKRYGVNPQEIKLMLVEAGPKILPVLPDHLIERAVTSLTARGVTFLTGLPVTNVAGNVIDLKDGQQIVANTFVWTGGVQGNPLVGESGLEVNRGRATVNDFLQSTSHPDVFVAGDSAVVFAADGRPYPPTAQIAWQMGELIGYNLYAYLTNAASEAFSPINSGTLASLGRKDGVAIIGASNTPLKGLPATLMKEASNIRYLSHIKGLFSLAY
- a CDS encoding SGNH/GDSL hydrolase family protein, encoding MEFQENDIILFQGDSITDWGRNYEDPSSLGVGYALMVAARLGLLYPEKKLTFINRGISGNRAADLQQRWDRDCLELKPTVVSIYIGINDTWRRFDSGEETTAAQFEASYRDIIERTLRATNAKLILVEPFVLPVPEDRKGWRQDLDPKIHVVRELAREYGALLVPLDGLFAAASMKADSAFWAPDGVHPSPAGHALITDAWLKAAGAIS